GTCGCGCAGCTGCACGATCGGGTCCTTGACGGCCATCCGCTCGTCGCCGGGGAAGACCGGGCGGGCCTCGGCCGCGGCCAGGCCCTCGGGGTCGGCGGCCTCGAGGGCCTCGATCCACCAGTGCTTGCTCTGGGGCGTGCCGCAGCAGACGTACAGCCGCCAGCGTCCCTCGGGGGTGCGGACCACCGCCGGGCGCTCCATCCACTGGGCGCCGAAGCGCGCCTGGTCGAGTGTGGCCACGGTGGTGAAGGTCTCGCCGTCGGACGAGCGGGCCACGACCGTCTGGTCGATCCCGTCGTGCCCGTTGCGCACCCGGTAGCCGACCACGAACCCCCCCTCGCCGTCCGGCGCGGCGCTGGAGGCGCCGGCCCACCAGCCGGGCCCGGCGCCGGGCGCCGGCACCGCGACCACGGCCCGGCCCATCCCGGGAAGGGGGAAATTTCCCATGCGCCGACCCTAACATCCCGGCGATCATACGGTCCGGCGGGCGGCGAGGGGAGCGGGTGCGGGTGGGCGGACAGGGGGCGCTGGAGGCGGCGGCGGAGCGGCTGACGGCGTTCGCCAGCCGGTGGCTCGCCCTGCCGGGGGCCCTGCCCGGCCTGGCGGTCGGGCTGATCGGCCCCGGCGGGTGGCGGCGCGAGCTGGCCGTCGGCGTCGCCGACGTCGCCTCGGGCCGGCCGCTGACCCCGGACGCGCTCATGCCGGTGGCCTCGGTCGGCAAGGCGATGACGGCCGCGGCCCTGCTGCGCGAGCACCAGGCGGGCCGGCTCGACCTGGACGCCCCGGTCCACGAGCACCTGCCCTGGCTGCCCCTGGCGACCCCGTTCGGGCCGATCAGCGTGCGCCACCTGCTGGGCCACACCGCCGGGATCGTCACCGGCATGGAGGGCTCACCGTCGCCGTACCTGGAGGCGCTCGCCCTCGCCCACACCCCGCCAGGGTGGCCGCCCGGGGAGAAGACCCGCTACTCCAACGTCGGCTACGCCGTGCTCGGGCTGGTGCTGGAACGGGTCGCCGGCTCCTCCTATGCCGAGGCGGTGCGGCGGCACGTGCTCGACCCCTGCGGCATGGCCGGCTCGGAGGCCGTCACCACCGCCGAGGCCCAGGCCCGGGCGGCCACCGGCCACGTCCGGCTGGCCGGCGGGGCCATGGTCCCCGCCCCCTGGGTGCCGACGGCGGCGGGGTCGGGGGCCACCCTCTGCACCGCCCCCGACCTCGGCCGGTTCCTCCGCGCCGTCGTCGCCGGCGACCCGCCGCTGCTGGCCCCGGCCGCCCGCGAGGACATGCTGACGCCCGTCCTGCCGATTCCCGACGGGGGTTACGGGTACGGCCTCGGCGTCGAGCTGGACGACCAGGACGGCTACCGCCGGGTCGGCCACCAGGGCGACTGCCCCGGCTACTGCAGCTACGCCTTCGGCTGCCCGGAGACCGGGGTCGGCGTGGTCGCCCTCGGCAACGGGCCCTGGCGGCCGCCGTCGGAGGAGGCCAGCGCCTGGGCGGTGGTCGAGCACGGCCTGGCCCTGCTGCGGGCGGCGGCCCTGGGCCGGGACCTGCCCCCCGACCCACCGGCCGACGTTCCCGAGCCGGCCGGCGACCCACCGGCGTCCCCGGCGCCGGCGCGCGACCTCCCCGCCGAGCTGGCCGCGCTGGCCGGGACCTACGCCGCCTGGA
This portion of the Actinomycetota bacterium genome encodes:
- a CDS encoding serine hydrolase domain-containing protein, with product MRVGGQGALEAAAERLTAFASRWLALPGALPGLAVGLIGPGGWRRELAVGVADVASGRPLTPDALMPVASVGKAMTAAALLREHQAGRLDLDAPVHEHLPWLPLATPFGPISVRHLLGHTAGIVTGMEGSPSPYLEALALAHTPPGWPPGEKTRYSNVGYAVLGLVLERVAGSSYAEAVRRHVLDPCGMAGSEAVTTAEAQARAATGHVRLAGGAMVPAPWVPTAAGSGATLCTAPDLGRFLRAVVAGDPPLLAPAAREDMLTPVLPIPDGGYGYGLGVELDDQDGYRRVGHQGDCPGYCSYAFGCPETGVGVVALGNGPWRPPSEEASAWAVVEHGLALLRAAALGRDLPPDPPADVPEPAGDPPASPAPARDLPAELAALAGTYAAWNPWLPQVVVRPAAGGDGLVLVWPEGDEEPLTPVPGGGFRLGDDPDSPDRVTFQAEVEGRPMQAVVSGWPFDRVG